In the genome of Cydia strobilella chromosome Z, ilCydStro3.1, whole genome shotgun sequence, one region contains:
- the LOC134754153 gene encoding zinc finger protein 91-like: protein MALKLGKCRLCLKLGDFYSIFTVDNSVQLADMVMECARIKIFEGDGLPDKVCAECIQKLSSAYIFKQQCERADQELRRNYVPPPGSSSTPVPTNRTSGDSVSSVHTEATNQTKPSQASELDSTKRNTRKRSHESLEIASASSKSTEFRPSNSKRVDELKSSNKRPRLTASSYYMDSDYEDNSASQFSGETDSDEPLLRDEFKCKVCGRQFPSAKSLAAHTRIHSSKTSKAKDTFPENVLVTIPKKNIQDATDVEDNISCDQCGKSFKLKIMLKRHHETCGKSPQKSPPKTPAKPIQKELLISLEPIDGIHPNRINCSMCTTTFKTTENLEKHMRVVHAAVLPQVKAEPEASNGKVSVPCIYCKKPFDDYYVHSEHFSKCPESTNATTFSCPVCEKVTSKKSAYFKHIKDIHFEPRMWALKPDQQAQEQAAPQELFQCRMCYKQLGTEQLLITHLAAHVSNIEETGDESRPSTIEDSSSIVSDNSGGGPGGPQKCKYCDKSFKYKKSLVNHEMKHFQLEKTEQSQKQEKCMNEDTEIEAGANASTSLVDECYREESESSQEEGDDKTCDICEKQFSYRRLLVHHKRTKHNMSSGTKRSSVVLKHCLVRCLICDLEMSVAALNDHNKKHIQQNMKPRNLYTCSDCGDKFKSCNALANHIKLVHRLKRLPPKQFEGADLADFCEVVVTKAEPLDEIQSHNGFGEVPEEQGGEPLVNLSGFNCTICGKNMPTLISLKRHVNWHSNVGKNLEKKLECFVCKETFRFQCHYKLHMREHYRDTNLDPALLTCTICNRKSKHLRAAQAHMNYHKQTRFKNKDYQCSICKRVFQYRKVYLSHMAIHYKRGESQNTIVGDLLPTTADKAVFDGTHTCLHCGKVCDSENSLKHHMSWHKSKTLLFGARHECPICHIMFTNKKRQELHTRTHYEDDNGPFKCTICGKGYTDEDYFRRHVKGHNFDHQSHKDRIARLRKDKVKCPICVRYYPDWVKLIRHLRRTHPESKMVKQDPDAPASAPRVFSCKLCAKSFRDERRLRHHEESHLRKPEFFKCKFCGKKTISLKNHNVHIKGHLTSKQVDNPFKCPQCDETFIKGYDLHHHLRDVHDINETWIADRNEQTLNGPLKEFQCSICLKILASKGNYERHLDYHNSLRCNYCYDYFSSLRFLEGHLTFSCDKKKLIGDTEIYSRKIKCYVCYKPFHLQVKLDCHLRTQHGIKVSKEASKSKKDLVCDYCFRVFENLDALTGHKIYHRTIGYYGCIYCKRKFNTLTLYRKHKNHHFAQLNVDNPTKCEHCDETFVAFREMIYHMRDVHGDDKEWIIMPKESIEETCPICGKVFFNLHRHLDYHEANRCKKCGEYFYSRTDLDNHLCAIESDDEAAAGVDLDVRPKYEECRFCFKPITRKTSKAKHDVIHKGSGSISCRFCSHKFKTMDAFNIHAFSHRNRKYRKNPLKCRKCGEKFIQYGPFIKHMRGVHKFVQKMHYRATVKAEPCVVCGDEFPNLHNHYRAHLQNQCTSCLKYFTSAKVFAEHECGKEDSDPTKVFTCDANLPLLINTYVPKDVQDEQKYYGYGDEEEEEDSGVRLQGHIMDEESQNWNENEHFRLQCPIISDVLSLYQTQAEAQAQAPAPDPDVIDLSDDEVGVVDDQATCPIITIDD from the exons ATATTTGAAGGAGATGGATTACCAGATAAAGTCTGTGCCGAATGCATCCAGAAACTCAGTAgtgcatatatttttaaacaacagTGTGAAAGAGCTGATCAGGAGTTACGCCGAAATTATGTACCTCCTCCGG GTTCGAGTTCCACGCCGGTGCCAACCAACAGGACCAGTGGTGATTCCGTTTCCTCCGTCCACACTGAGGCGACCAATCAAACAAAACCGTCGCAAGCCTCTGAGCTAGACTCTACTAAAAGAAATACTCGGAAACGTAGTCATGAAAGTCTGGAAATTGCTTCTGCCAGTAGCAAATCGACCGAATTTCGACCCAGCAATTCAAAACGCGTCGACGAACTAAAAAGTAGTAACAAGCGGCCTAGGCTAACGGCTAGCAGTTATTATATGGATTCAGATTACGAAGACAACAGCGCTTCTCAATTCTCAGGCGAGACGGACTCTGACGAACCCCTACTGAGAGACGAATTCAAGTGTAAAGTTTGCGGTCGACAGTTTCCCTCGGCGAAGAGCTTAGCCGCGCACACCAGGATTCATTCAAGCAAAACGAGCAAGGCAAAAGATACCTTTCCTGAAAATGTACTAGTTACTATTCCAAAGAAGAATATCCAGGATGCGACTGATGTAGAAGACAATATTAGCTGCGATCAATGCGGAAAGagcttcaaattaaaaataatgctgAAACGTCACCACGAGACGTGCGGAAAGTCACCGCAAAAGAGTCCACCCAAGACACCGGCCAAGCCCATCCAGAAAGAGTTATTAATATCGCTGGAACCCATAGACGGTATTCACCCGAACAGAATAAATTGTAGTATGTGTACAACTACATTCAAAACTACCGAGAACCTGGAGAAGCACATGAGGGTGGTGCATGCGGCCGTGTTGCCACAAGTTAAAGCGGAGCCCGAGGCGAGCAACGGGAAGGTCTCCGTGCCTTGTATTTACTGTAAAAAACCATTTGACGACTACTATGTACACAGTGAACATTTCAGTAAATGCCCAGAGAGTACTAATGCTACTACATTTTCGTGCCCCGTTTGCGAAAAGGTTACATCAAAAAAGTCAGCATACTTCAAACACATTAAGGACATTCACTTCGAGCCGCGGATGTGGGCGCTGAAGCCGGACCAGCAGGCGCAGGAGCAGGCGGCGCCGCAGGAGCTATTCCAGTGCCGCATGTGCTACAAGCAGCTGGGCACGGAGCAGCTGCTCATCACGCACCTGGCCGCGCACGTGTCCAACATCGAGGAGACCGGCGACGAGTCCAG GCCGAGCACAATAGAAGATTCGTCATCAATAGTGTCTGACAACAGCGGCGGCGGCCCGGGCGGCCCCCAGAAGTGTAAATACTGCGACAAAAGTTTCAAGTATAAGAAATCGTTAGTGAACCACGAGATGAAACATTTTCAACTTGAAAAAACAGAGCAAAGCCAGAAGCAAGAAAAGTGTATGAACGAAGACACAGAAATAGAGGCAGGAGCTAACGCTTCGACCAGCCTAGTGGACGAGTGTTACCGCGAGGAGTCCGAGTCCAGCCAGGAGGAAGGCGACGACAAGACGTGCGACATATGCGAGAAGCAGTTCTCTTACCGGCGCCTGCTCGTGCACCACAAGCGCACCAAGCACAATATGAGCTCCGGCACCAAGCGCTCCAGCGTCGTGCTCAAGCACTGCCTGGTGCGCTGTCTCATCTGCGACCTAGAGATGAGCGTGGCCGCGCTCAACGACCACAACAAGAAACACATCCAGCAGAACATGAAGCCGCGCAACCTCTACACCTGCTCCGACTGCGGCGACAAGTTCAAGAGCTGCAACGCTCTGGCAAACCACATCAAGCTGGTGCACAGGCTGAAGAGACTGCCGCCCAAGCAGTTTGAAGGCGCCGACTTGGCGGATTTTTGTGAGGTCGTTGTGACGAAAGCGGAACCGCTGGACGAGATCCAGAGTCACAACGGCTTTGGTGAGGTTCCGGAGGAACAGGGAGGCGAACCGTTGGTCAATCTTAGCGGATTTAACTGTACTATCTGCGGAAAGAACATGCCCACACTCATTTCTCTGAAGCGACATGTAAATTGGCATTCAAATGTTGGGAAGAACTTGGAAAAAAAGCTAGAATGCTTTGTTTGCAaagag ACTTTCCGATTTCAATGCCACTACAAACTACATATGCGCGAGCACTATCGTGACACCAACCTGGATCCCGCACTGCTCACTTGCACCATCTGCAATCGGAAAAGCAAACACTTGAGGGCGGCCCAGGCGCATATGAACTATCACAAACAAACACGGTTTAAGAATAAAGACTACCAGTGTTCCATATGCAAACGCGTCTTTCAGTACCGGAAGGTGTATCTTTCACACATGGCTATACACTACAAGCGCGGTGAAAGCCAGAACACGATAGTAGGTGATTTACTACCCACGACTGCAGATAAAGCCGTTTTTGATGGCACCCATACTTGCCTTCATTGTGGTAAAGTGTGTGATTCTGAGAATTCTTTGAAACATCACATGTCTTGGCACAAATCGAAGACTTTGCTTTTTGGTGCGCGTCACGAATGCCCAATTTGCCACATCATGTTCACTAATAAAAAAAGGCAGGAACTACATACGCGGACACATTACGAAGACGATAACGGTCCATTTAAATGTACAATATGCGGCAAAGGTTACACAGATGAAGATTATTTCCGCAGGCACGTGAAAGGTCACAACTTTGATCACCAGTCTCACAAGGATAGGATAGCCCGACTTCGAAAGGACAAGGTGAAGTGTCCTATCTGCGTGCGCTACTATCCCGACTGGGTGAAGCTGATCCGGCACCTGCGGCGCACGCACCCCGAGAGCAAGATGGTGAAGCAGGACCCGGACGCgcccgcgtccgcgccgcgcgtCTTCTCCTGCAAGCTGTGCGCCAAGAGCTTCCGCGACGAGCGTCGCCTGCGCCACCACGAGGAATCGCATCTGCGCAAGCCCGAGTTCTTCAAGTGTAAGTTCTGCGGCAAGAAAACTATTTCGCTCAAGAATCATAATGTGCACATTAAAGGACATCTCACTTCCAAACAAGTCGACAATCCATTTAAATGCCCTCAGTGCGATGAAACATTCATTAAAGGATACGATTTGCACCACCATTTGAGAGATGTGCACGACATTAATGAAACGTGGATTGCCGATCGCAACGAGCAAACGCTAAACGGGCCATTGAAAGAATTTCAATGCTCGATATGCCTCAAAATACTCGCAAGTAAGGGTAACTATGAGAGGCACTTGGATTACCATAATTCACTGAGATGCAACTACTGCTATGACTATTTTAGTTCGCTGAGGTTCCTGGAAGGACACTTGACTTTTAGTTGTGACAAAAAGAAGTTGATTGGTGACACTGAAATATATTCGAGGAAAATTAAATGTTACGTCTGTTACAAACCCTTCCATTTACAAGTGAAACTGGATTGCCATTTGCGCACACAGCACGGTATAAAAGTGTCTAAGGAGGCTTCAAAGAGCAAAAAAGATCTTGTTTGTGATTATTGCTTCAGAGTATTCGAAAACCTTGATGCTTTGACTGGACATAAAATTTATCATCGTACGATTGGTTATTACGGATGCATATATTGCAAACGAAAATTCAACACTTTGACTCTTTACAGAAAACATAAGAACCACCACTTCGCTCAGCTAAATGTCGATAACCCCACCAAATGCGAACACTGCGACGAGACTTTCGTCGCGTTTCGAGAAATGATTTACCACATGAGAGACGTGCACGGAGATGACAAGGAGTGGATCATAATGCCAAAGGAATCCATCGAGGAAACGTGCCCCATCTGCGGTAAGGTGTTCTTCAACTTGCACCGGCACCTCGACTACCACGAGGCGAACCGCTGCAAGAAGTGCGGCGAGTACTTCTACTCGCGCACCGACTTAGACAACCACCTGTGCGCCATTGAGAGCGACGACGAGGCGGCGGCGGGCGTGGACCTGGACGTGCGCCCCAAGTACGAGGAGTGCCGCTTCTGCTTCAAGCCCATCACCCGAAAGACCTCCAAGGCGAAGCACGACGTTATACACAAGGGTTCTGGCTCTATTTCCTGTAGGTTCTGTTCACATAAATTTAAAACGATGGACGCCTTCAACATTCATGCGTTTTCTCATCGCAACCGCAAATACAGaaaaaatccattgaaatgTCGTAAATGTGGAGAGAAATTTATTCAATATGGACCCTTCATAAAGCACATGAGAGGGGTGCATAAGTTCGTACAAAAAATGCACTACCGGGCGACAGTGAAAGCGGAACCGTGCGTGGTGTGCGGAGACGAGTTCCCCAACCTGCACAATCACTACCGTGCGCATTTGCAGAACCAGTGCACTTCGTGCCTCAAGTATTTCACATCCGCCAAAGTGTTCGCCGAACACGAGTGCGGTAAGGAGGACTCCGATCCTACCAAAGTGTTTACGTGTGACGCGAACTTGCCGCTCCTGATAAACACCTATGTTCCAAAGGACGTACAGGACGAACAAAAATATTACGGTTACGGTGACGAGGAGGAAGAGGAAGATAGCGGGGTGCGGCTGCAGGGCCACATTATGGACGAGGAAAGTCAGAATTGGAACGAGAATGAACACTTCCGGTTGCAGTGTCCCATCATATCGGACGTGCTGTCACTGTACCAGACGCAGGCCGAAGCGCAGGCGCAGGCGCCGGCCCCCGACCCCGACGTGATCGACCTGTCCGACGACGAGGTGGGCGTCGTCGACGACCAAGCCACGTGTCCCATCATTACCATTGACGATTAA